In Pararge aegeria chromosome 5, ilParAegt1.1, whole genome shotgun sequence, one DNA window encodes the following:
- the LOC120623852 gene encoding monosaccharide-sensing protein 2-like has translation MNIPLLRQFFVVSSALLAAISTGGMMGLSSILVQQLKRNNSDIKVDLDTESWIASVHGFAGIPSIFIPYLMQCWGRRFGFRCSCLSVLIGWIILCFANSSLTIIMAEIFQGAGIKSLLVVCMVTISEMVEPKIRNQSIVSYGIIQTFIVLFVPTAGNFLHWKTISLILCFPLALAIIFSFIWPESPAWLAYKGRFEESKKSFIWLRGKNKESLAEMNALFIAQREFLNSEMTKESPKRSRLLLRAAWQKISRRDFYLPIFHMFVLLSCYYWSGNLLIVVYHPLLERVIENSESAFIAMISIVVAFIIGNVSCPILLKYFGNKTILLTGGVFSTVFLLCSSSIFYLQVVGIVATDSSLCLYPLLGFTVCSSTAFYMVPFGVSTEIIPLRHRGVAGSVYIILMSISYTISLKIAPYLIDHLGTYGIFLLYAFILSLCLTWIWKYVPETKNKTLQTIEETFVGSYKDPSVVIDEGMNESYYLNDKE, from the exons ATGAATATTCCGTTGCTACGCCAG TTCTTCGTGGTAAGCTCAGCACTACTAGCAGCAATATCTACAGGCGGTATGATGGGTCTGTCCAGCATTCTAGTACAGCAGTTAAAAAGGAACAACAGTGACATAAAAGTTGACCTTGATACAGAATCATGGATAG ctTCAGTTCACGGCTTCGCTGGTATACCGAGTATTTTTATACCATACCTGATGCAGTGCTGGGGTAGGAGATTTGGTTTCCGCTGCAGCTGCTTATCTGTGTTGATCGGCTGGATCATCCTTTGCTTCGCCAACAGTTCCTTGACTATAATAATGGCAGAAATATTTCAAGGCGCAGGCATTAAAAGCTTACTCGTAGTTTGCATGGTGACAATCAGTGAAATGGTTGAACCTAAAATCAGAAACCAATCTATCGTTTCGTACGGAATCATTCAAACATTTATCGTACTATTCGTTCCCACAGCAGGCAACTTCCTCCACTGGAAAACAATAAGCCTTATTTTGTGCTTTCCGCTCGCATTGGccattatatttagttttatttggcCTGAATCACCTGCGTGGTTGGCATATAAAGGCAGGTTTGAAGAGAGCAAAAAATCTTTCATATGGCTACGGGGTAAAAATAAAGAGTCGCTGGCAGAGATGAATGCTCTTTTTATTGCTCAAAGAGAATTTTTAAACTCCGAAATGACCAAAGAATCCCCGAAACGTAGTAGGCTGCTATTAAGAGCTGCATGGCAAAAAATAAGCCGTCGAGATTTTTACTTACCAATTTTTCACATGTTCGTACTACTGTCGTGTTATTATTGGAGCGGTAATTTATTGATAGTTGTATACCACCCTTTACTTGAAAGAGTTATAGAGAACAGCGAATCAGCTTTTATTGCAATGATTTCAATAGTCGTAGCTTTTATAATTGGGAATGTAAGTTGTCcgattttactaaaatattttggcAACAAAACCATTCTTTTAACAGGCGGTGTGTTCTCCACAGTATTTTTGTTATgttcttcttctattttttaCTTACAGGTAGTAGGTATAGTGGCAACAGATTCCTCGCTCTGCTTGTATCCTTTATTAGGGTTTACGGTATGTTCTTCCACTGCATTCTATATGGTCCCTTTCGGTGTTTCAACAGAAATTATACCTTTACGACATCGAGGGGTAGCAGGATCAGTTTACATAATTTTGATGAGTATATCATACACTATTTCACTCAAAATTGCCCCATATTTAATCGATCATTTAGGAACATATGGAATATTTTTACTCTATGcatttattttgagtttatgccTTACATGGATATGGAAATATGTAccagaaacaaaaaataaaacgttgcaaACCATAGAAGAAACCTTTGTTGGAAGCTATAAAGATCCATCTGTTGTTATTGATGAAGGAATGAatgaaagttattatttaaatgataaagaATAA
- the LOC120623584 gene encoding facilitated trehalose transporter Tret1-like has protein sequence MNIPFLRQLFVVSSILLGAASTGGILGLPSVLVEQLKKNDSLIEIDLETETWIASVHGFAGIPSIIIPFMMQCWGRKIGFRCSGLSVLIGWIILCFANSSGTVIIAEVFQGAGIKILLVVSMVIISEMVEPKIRNISIVSYGIIQTVVILVVHTAGNFIHWKTISLLMCFPIGLALISSCIWPESPAWLAYKGRFDESRNSFIWLRGKNKQSLAEVNALFIAQREFLHSQLSTKSSKRSKPLMRALWQKISGRDFYLPIFHMFVLLSCYFWSGNLLIVVYAIRIVGKIIENKESAFIAMIVIDVASVIGNICCPILLKYFANKTILLIGGALSIVFLICSSTILYLQETGIVATDSLLCLYSLVGFMVCSSTALFMIPFGIATEIIPLRHRGVAGSLYIILMSVSYTTSLKIAPYIILHLGMHGIFLMYAFILSFCFIWIGKYVPETKNKTLQSIEDHFVKNSKDQKVFTDEETDENIYLNDIK, from the exons ATGAATATCCCGTTTCTACGTCag TTATTCGTTGTGAGTTCGATACTACTAGGAGCAGCGTCCACAGGAGGTATATTGGGACTGCCCAGCGTTTTGGtggaacaattaaaaaaaaatgatagtcTTATAGAAATTGACCTGGAAACTGAAACGTGGATCG ctTCAGTTCACGGTTTTGCCGGTATCCCGAGTATAATTATACCGTTCATGATGCAATGCTGGGGTAGAAAAATTGGATTCCGTTGCAGCGGCCTCTCCGTCTTGATCGGCTGGATCATCCTTTGCTTCGCGAATAGTTCCGGTACTGTGATCATCGCTGAAGTATTTCAAGGTGcaggtattaaaatattactcgtGGTGAGCATGGTTATTATCAGTGAAATGGTTGAACCTAAAATTAGAAACATATCAATAGTTTCGTACGGAATCATACAAACAGTTGTCATACTAGTCGTCCATACAGCTGGAAACTTCATTCACTGGAAGACCATAAGTCTACTTATGTGCTTTCCGATCGGATTGGCCTTAATTTCCAGTTGTATTTGGCCGGAATCGCCAGCCTGGTTGGCCTATAAAGGTAGATTTGACGAAAGCAGAAACTCCTTTATATGGTTACGAGGCAAAAATAAACAGTCGCTTGCAGAGGTAAATGCTCTTTTTATTGCTCAAAGAGAGTTTTTGCACTCTCAGTTGTCCACAAAGTCCTCAAAACGCAGTAAACCGTTAATGCGAGCATTGTGGCAAAAAATAAGCGGTCGTGATTTTTACTTACCAATTTTTCACATGTTCGTGCTTCTATCCTGTTATTTTTGGAGCGGAAACTTATTGATAGTTGTATACGCTATCCGTATAGTAggtaaaattatagaaaataaagaatCAGCTTTTATTGCCATGATTGTGATCGACGTGGCTTCTGTAATTGGGAATATATGTTGCCCTATTTTGCTTAAATATTTTGCCAACAAAACTATTCTTTTAATAGGAGGTGCGTTatctatagtatttttaatatgctCCTCAACTATTTTGTACTTACAAGAAACAGGTATAGTAGCTACTGATTCATTGCTCTGTTTGTATTCTTTAGTGGGATTTATGGTATGCTCTTCTACAGCATTATTTATGATCCCTTTTGGCATTGCAACCGAAATTATACCTTTACGACATCGAGGGGTGGCCGGAtcactttacattattttaatgagtGTATCATACACTACTTCACTTAAAATAGCGCCATATATTATTCTTCATCTAGGAATGCacggtatatttttaatgtatgcatttattttaagtttttgctTTATATGGATTGGGAAATATGTACCCGAAACTAagaataaaactttacaaaGTATAGAGGATCATTTTGTTAAGAACTCTAAGGATCAAAAGGTTTTTACGGATGAGGAAACGGATgaaaatatctatttaaatgATATCAAATAA